The Thermoleophilum album genome includes a window with the following:
- the trxB gene encoding thioredoxin-disulfide reductase: MSETHEYRDLENVVIIGSGPAGYTAAIYAARADLQPLCVEGFQWGGLLQLTTDVENYPGYPDGVQGPQMMADFRRQAERFGTRFLSEDATALRLSRETGVPHLVEVGERSIRARAVIVATGTEPKKLGVPGEDEFAARGVSYCATCDAAFFRGRDTIVVGGGDTAMEDATFLAKFARKVTIVHRRREFRASAIMVDRARATENIEFLTPYVVERFEGSEALERVVLRNREDGSELVLEAQGAFIAIGHRPRSELVADQLRLDEQGYVIVEDRSTRTGVPGVFACGDLIDPVYRQAVTAAGSGCMAALDCEAYLRDTAPELARMKAAVARG; the protein is encoded by the coding sequence ATGAGCGAAACGCACGAGTACCGGGACCTCGAGAACGTAGTGATCATCGGCAGCGGGCCGGCGGGCTACACGGCCGCGATCTACGCCGCTCGCGCCGATCTCCAACCGCTCTGCGTGGAGGGGTTCCAGTGGGGCGGTCTGCTGCAACTAACGACTGACGTCGAGAACTACCCCGGGTACCCGGACGGCGTGCAAGGACCACAGATGATGGCCGACTTCAGGCGCCAGGCCGAGCGCTTCGGGACCCGCTTCCTGAGCGAGGACGCGACCGCCTTGCGGCTCTCGCGGGAGACCGGTGTGCCCCACCTTGTGGAAGTGGGGGAGCGTTCGATCCGCGCCCGCGCCGTGATCGTCGCTACCGGTACGGAGCCGAAGAAACTCGGTGTTCCGGGTGAAGACGAGTTCGCTGCGCGCGGCGTCAGCTACTGCGCGACCTGCGACGCCGCGTTTTTCCGCGGTCGCGACACGATCGTCGTCGGTGGGGGCGACACGGCGATGGAGGACGCGACCTTCCTCGCCAAGTTCGCGCGCAAGGTCACGATCGTGCATCGCCGGCGCGAGTTCCGCGCCTCCGCGATCATGGTCGATCGCGCACGGGCGACCGAGAACATCGAGTTCCTCACGCCGTACGTAGTCGAGCGGTTCGAAGGCTCTGAAGCTCTCGAACGGGTTGTGCTCCGCAACCGCGAGGATGGATCGGAGCTGGTGCTCGAGGCGCAGGGAGCCTTCATCGCGATCGGCCACCGTCCGCGCTCGGAGCTGGTCGCCGATCAGCTGCGCCTCGACGAGCAGGGTTACGTGATCGTTGAAGATCGCTCGACGCGCACCGGTGTGCCCGGCGTGTTCGCCTGCGGTGACCTCATCGATCCGGTCTACCGGCAGGCGGTCACGGCGGCCGGCAGCGGCTGTATGGCGGCGCTCGACTGCGAGGCTTACCTGCGCGACACAGCTCCCGAGCTGGCGCGAATGAAGGCGGCGGTGGCTCGCGGCTAA
- a CDS encoding D-arabinono-1,4-lactone oxidase has translation MLPTWRNWSRLVSARPAALLEPRAEEEVARVVAAAQSIKAVGRGHSFTAIAETSGVALDLRRMRRVVAIEGDVATCEAGITIGELARRLAAVGLALANQGDIDRQTVAGAIATGTHGTGARFHSLSQQVAALRLVDAAGRVRTIAGGEDLLAARVGLGALGVVTRVSFRCVPLFGLRRIEEPIDRQRVLSAFDAFADSADHFEIFALPYARRCLVLRADRTAPPRGTHLSRARKLASDLLLANGLFGLHCRAARRWPRAVPRLNRLLAGGFGRAQHHDVAYRIYAHPRLVRFNEMEYALPRAAGPEAVQRVLELIERRRLPICFPIEVRVSAAEEALLSPAHQRDTTWIAVHQYAPMAHEDFFRAVEEEVMRPLGGRPHWGKLHYREANELAQLYPGWTRFQALRARFDPTGKFENAYLRRVLGPVRAGGDDGR, from the coding sequence GTGTTGCCGACCTGGCGCAACTGGTCGCGACTGGTCTCTGCACGACCGGCTGCCCTGCTCGAACCGCGCGCGGAGGAGGAAGTCGCGCGTGTCGTAGCGGCTGCTCAGAGCATCAAGGCGGTCGGTCGCGGCCACTCCTTCACGGCGATCGCGGAGACGAGCGGGGTCGCCCTCGACCTGCGGCGAATGCGGCGGGTAGTGGCAATCGAGGGCGACGTCGCTACCTGCGAGGCCGGGATCACGATCGGCGAGCTCGCACGACGCCTGGCAGCAGTGGGCCTGGCGCTCGCCAACCAGGGCGACATCGATCGCCAGACCGTCGCCGGCGCGATTGCGACCGGTACGCACGGCACCGGCGCCCGCTTCCACAGCCTTTCGCAGCAGGTAGCGGCGCTCCGGCTGGTGGATGCGGCCGGCCGTGTGCGGACGATCGCAGGCGGCGAAGATCTGCTGGCGGCTCGCGTCGGGCTTGGCGCGCTCGGTGTGGTGACGCGGGTGAGCTTTCGCTGCGTGCCGTTGTTCGGACTGCGACGCATCGAGGAGCCGATCGACCGGCAGCGCGTGCTGAGCGCCTTCGACGCGTTCGCCGACTCGGCTGACCACTTCGAGATCTTCGCGCTGCCCTACGCGCGTCGATGCCTGGTCTTGCGCGCCGACCGGACCGCGCCGCCGCGCGGCACCCACCTCTCACGGGCGCGCAAGCTGGCCAGTGATCTGCTGCTCGCCAACGGGCTTTTCGGGCTTCACTGCCGCGCCGCGCGCCGCTGGCCGCGAGCGGTGCCGCGGCTGAACCGGTTGCTCGCCGGCGGCTTCGGCCGCGCGCAACATCACGACGTCGCCTACCGAATCTACGCGCACCCGCGCCTGGTCCGCTTCAACGAAATGGAGTACGCGCTACCACGGGCTGCCGGTCCTGAGGCGGTGCAGCGAGTGCTCGAGTTGATCGAGCGGCGGCGCCTACCGATCTGCTTCCCGATCGAGGTTCGTGTGAGCGCTGCCGAAGAAGCCTTGCTATCGCCCGCCCACCAGCGCGACACCACCTGGATCGCGGTGCACCAGTACGCGCCGATGGCGCACGAGGACTTCTTCCGCGCGGTCGAAGAGGAGGTGATGCGTCCGCTCGGCGGACGCCCGCACTGGGGGAAGCTGCACTACCGCGAGGCCAACGAGCTCGCCCAGCTTTACCCCGGCTGGACGCGCTTCCAGGCGCTGCGTGCGCGCTTCGACCCGACCGGGAAGTTCGAGAACGCGTACCTGCGCCGCGTCCTCGGGCCTGTGCGCGCTGGCGGCGACGACGGCCGCTAG
- a CDS encoding amino acid deaminase/aldolase, translated as MSENHRMSARGARARDRERFERAFGDLDAPFAFVDLDAMRRNAERMLASAAPKPLRIATKSVRSRALLEHLLALDSRLRGLLCFTLPEALWLARCGFSDLLCAYPTTDRSALRELAHSDLPEPPIVMCDSPAQLDFIERVVGTPKRPIRLCIEVDVSLPLFGGRLRIGARRSPIRTPQQARALAEEIARRRGFELCALMAYEAQVAGVPDLPAGKRLAAPAIAWIKRRSRAYARELREACVAAVREVAEVSIVNGGGTGSLRTTAAEAVVTEVAAGSGFYAPALFDGYRDLALEPAAFFALPVVRKPDRTTVTLLGGGYVASGPAGRDRLPVVHAPSGLRFDPLEGAGEVQTPLRGRAARQLAVGDRVYLRHAKAGELCERFDELYLLSGGRVVDKVPTYRGEGRCFL; from the coding sequence ATGAGCGAGAATCACCGGATGTCGGCGCGGGGTGCGCGGGCCCGCGACCGCGAGCGGTTCGAGCGGGCGTTCGGTGACCTCGACGCTCCGTTCGCGTTCGTCGACCTCGACGCGATGCGGCGCAACGCGGAGCGGATGCTCGCTAGCGCGGCGCCCAAGCCACTGCGGATCGCCACCAAATCGGTGCGCTCCAGGGCCCTGCTTGAGCATCTGCTAGCTCTCGATTCGCGTCTGCGAGGGCTTTTGTGCTTCACCTTGCCGGAGGCTTTGTGGCTGGCGCGCTGCGGCTTCTCGGACCTGCTGTGCGCCTACCCGACGACCGACCGCTCGGCGCTTCGCGAGCTGGCGCACAGCGACCTCCCCGAACCACCGATCGTGATGTGCGACTCGCCGGCGCAGCTCGACTTCATCGAGCGGGTGGTGGGAACACCGAAGCGTCCGATCCGCCTTTGCATCGAGGTCGATGTGAGCCTGCCGCTGTTTGGTGGGCGGCTACGGATCGGCGCGCGTCGTTCGCCGATCCGCACCCCACAACAAGCCCGGGCGTTGGCCGAGGAGATTGCGCGTCGCCGAGGGTTCGAGCTGTGTGCGCTGATGGCCTACGAGGCGCAGGTCGCGGGCGTTCCCGACCTACCGGCCGGCAAGCGGCTGGCGGCGCCAGCGATCGCGTGGATCAAGCGCCGCTCGCGGGCGTACGCGCGCGAGCTGCGCGAGGCATGTGTGGCCGCGGTGCGCGAGGTCGCGGAGGTGTCGATCGTCAACGGCGGGGGCACCGGCAGTTTGCGAACCACGGCCGCGGAAGCGGTGGTCACGGAGGTAGCGGCGGGGTCTGGCTTCTACGCGCCAGCGCTATTCGACGGCTACCGCGACCTCGCGCTCGAGCCGGCCGCGTTTTTCGCGCTCCCGGTGGTGCGCAAGCCGGACCGCACGACCGTCACCCTGCTCGGTGGCGGTTACGTGGCATCCGGCCCCGCCGGCCGCGACCGGTTGCCGGTCGTGCACGCGCCAAGCGGCCTGCGCTTCGACCCCCTGGAGGGGGCGGGCGAGGTGCAGACGCCGCTGCGCGGTCGCGCCGCGCGGCAACTCGCGGTCGGCGACCGGGTCTACCTGCGGCACGCCAAGGCGGGGGAACTGTGCGAGCGCTTCGACGAGCTGTACCTGCTCTCCGGCGGGCGAGTGGTCGACAAGGTTCCCACCTACCGCGGCGAGGGCCGCTGTTTCCTCTAG
- a CDS encoding helix-turn-helix domain-containing protein, translated as MIDRDASARAGESVGEGLGPTAARILGELVAAPRPQATEAIAERLGLHPNGVRQHLTRLQRRGLVERLRERRPRGRPRDLWRAAAAAPRALPGSAEEYRALALWLAQALESNPQTLEPVGRAIGRRLAEHDLRAQPAAVADEPAEGPGGDPGGDAGEGCPAGAEPPEFARLARLVSSLGFAPTVELQGRGLRMRLCRCPYAEVAAASPRVVCGLHRAITEGVVERLLPGGRVERFEARDPREAGCVVEASVD; from the coding sequence ATGATCGACCGGGACGCTAGCGCCCGCGCAGGCGAGTCGGTCGGCGAAGGGCTCGGCCCGACGGCGGCACGGATCCTCGGCGAGCTTGTCGCCGCTCCGCGACCACAGGCGACCGAGGCGATCGCCGAACGGCTCGGCTTGCACCCGAACGGCGTGCGCCAACACCTGACGAGGCTGCAGCGGCGCGGCCTGGTGGAGCGGTTGCGGGAGCGGCGCCCGCGCGGACGACCACGCGATCTTTGGCGAGCGGCCGCCGCGGCGCCGCGTGCGCTGCCCGGGTCGGCCGAGGAGTACCGCGCCTTGGCCCTCTGGCTCGCGCAGGCGCTCGAGAGCAACCCGCAGACGCTGGAGCCGGTCGGTCGGGCGATCGGCCGTCGGCTTGCCGAACACGACCTGCGCGCCCAGCCGGCTGCGGTCGCTGATGAGCCCGCTGAAGGTCCCGGTGGCGATCCGGGTGGCGATGCGGGCGAAGGTTGTCCGGCAGGCGCGGAGCCCCCGGAGTTCGCTCGACTGGCGCGCCTAGTTTCGTCGCTGGGCTTCGCGCCGACCGTCGAGCTCCAAGGGCGCGGCCTGCGGATGCGCCTTTGCCGGTGTCCGTACGCGGAGGTCGCGGCCGCAAGCCCGCGCGTGGTTTGCGGACTTCACCGCGCGATCACCGAGGGCGTCGTCGAACGTCTGTTGCCAGGGGGTCGGGTCGAGCGCTTCGAGGCGCGCGACCCGCGCGAGGCCGGTTGCGTGGTGGAAGCGAGCGTCGACTAG
- a CDS encoding HAD family hydrolase → MRALVFDLDGTLVDTVYAHVLAWQLALEEAGLPIDGWRIHRRIGMSGGLFTRAVAREIGRPLRPDEAERLRDRHSQLFRALLPRRRPLPGARELLATLRRAGVPFAIATSGRRPEIDASLEVLGIDHEVAVVERGDVPRAKPEPDLFLAAAERLGIEAGACYAVGDAVWDLLAARRAGMLGIGLLSGGYGEDELVRTGAFRVYRDPAELLRSIDELGIDLETAAE, encoded by the coding sequence GTGCGTGCGCTCGTCTTCGATCTCGACGGAACGCTCGTCGACACGGTCTACGCGCACGTACTCGCCTGGCAGCTGGCGCTCGAGGAGGCGGGCCTGCCGATCGACGGCTGGCGGATCCACCGACGAATCGGCATGAGCGGCGGTCTTTTCACGCGGGCGGTCGCCCGCGAGATCGGACGTCCGTTGCGTCCCGACGAGGCCGAGCGCCTGCGTGACCGCCACAGCCAGCTGTTCCGAGCGCTCTTGCCACGGCGACGACCACTGCCCGGCGCCCGGGAGCTGCTTGCAACCCTGCGACGGGCGGGCGTTCCCTTCGCCATTGCGACGTCCGGCCGTCGGCCGGAGATCGACGCTTCGCTCGAGGTGCTCGGGATCGATCACGAAGTGGCGGTCGTCGAACGCGGCGACGTTCCGCGGGCAAAGCCGGAGCCGGATCTCTTCCTCGCCGCCGCCGAGCGACTAGGTATCGAGGCCGGAGCCTGCTACGCGGTCGGCGACGCCGTCTGGGATCTCTTGGCAGCACGCCGCGCCGGCATGCTCGGCATCGGGTTGCTCTCAGGTGGTTACGGGGAAGACGAGTTAGTGCGCACCGGCGCCTTTCGCGTCTACCGCGACCCGGCTGAATTGCTGCGGTCAATCGACGAGCTCGGAATCGATTTGGAGACAGCGGCGGAGTAG
- a CDS encoding GMC oxidoreductase, translating to MQPSASEHFDYDWVVIGSGFGGSVAALRLAEKGYRVCVLEAGRRFRDHELPRSTWDVRRYWWVPKLGWRGIFRLTLFKDVTVVSGSGVGGGSLGYANTLYVPPRRFFEDQQWRDLADWQSELAPHYEEAQRMLGVTEWRGDDRADMLLREFAEEIGCADTYRKTPVGVFLGPPGVTVPDPYFGGAGPSRTGCTTCGRCMVGCPVGAKNTLVKNYLWFAEKLGVEVQPERTVVDVRPLGRGDGRDGYEVVSERSGAWVRKRRRSLRARGVVVAAGTLGTNLLLQRCRAQGSLPNLSRRLGELVRTNSEAILAVTLPESDPALVRRVAITSSIYPDPDTHIETVTYGTKGGAMRFLFTMLVGGGGRFVRPLKLVAAIARRPHAWLRLLFAPGWSERTIILLVMQTLDNAIALRLKRRRFGGFGLQTEQDPERPIPTFIPIANEAAKWFERRTGGIAQSSTMEALFGVPTTAHILGGAVIGRDPDHGVVDAQLRAYGYENLLICDGSTVPANPGVNPSLTITALAEHALSHVPPKGAEELAAGRPQAVVSTV from the coding sequence GTGCAGCCGTCTGCAAGCGAGCACTTCGACTACGACTGGGTGGTGATCGGCTCCGGCTTCGGTGGCAGCGTCGCCGCCCTGCGTCTCGCCGAAAAGGGCTACCGAGTGTGCGTGCTGGAGGCCGGACGTCGTTTCCGCGACCACGAACTACCGCGTTCAACCTGGGACGTGCGGCGCTACTGGTGGGTGCCGAAGCTCGGTTGGCGCGGCATCTTCCGGTTGACCCTGTTCAAGGACGTCACGGTGGTTAGCGGGTCGGGCGTCGGCGGCGGCTCGCTTGGCTACGCGAACACCCTCTACGTACCTCCCCGCCGCTTCTTTGAGGACCAACAGTGGCGCGATCTGGCCGACTGGCAGAGCGAGCTCGCACCGCACTACGAGGAAGCGCAGCGGATGCTCGGCGTAACCGAGTGGCGCGGTGACGACCGCGCCGACATGCTGCTGCGAGAGTTCGCCGAGGAGATCGGCTGCGCCGACACCTATCGCAAGACCCCGGTCGGCGTCTTCTTGGGACCTCCGGGCGTGACCGTGCCCGATCCCTACTTTGGCGGCGCCGGTCCGTCGCGCACCGGCTGCACGACCTGCGGTCGCTGCATGGTCGGCTGCCCGGTCGGCGCCAAGAACACGCTCGTCAAGAACTATCTGTGGTTCGCCGAGAAGCTCGGCGTCGAGGTGCAGCCGGAGCGCACCGTCGTCGACGTCCGCCCGCTCGGCCGCGGGGACGGGCGCGACGGCTACGAGGTGGTGAGCGAACGCTCGGGCGCCTGGGTCCGTAAACGTCGCCGCTCGCTGCGCGCCCGCGGCGTGGTGGTGGCTGCCGGCACCCTCGGCACGAACCTGCTTCTCCAGCGCTGTCGCGCGCAGGGGTCGCTGCCCAATCTGTCGCGGCGTCTCGGGGAGCTAGTACGGACCAACAGCGAGGCAATCCTCGCCGTCACGCTGCCCGAGTCCGACCCGGCGCTGGTTCGCCGCGTCGCGATCACCTCGAGCATCTACCCCGACCCTGACACGCACATCGAGACCGTCACCTACGGCACAAAGGGCGGGGCGATGCGCTTCCTGTTCACGATGCTGGTCGGCGGCGGTGGGCGCTTCGTGAGGCCGCTCAAGCTGGTCGCGGCGATCGCGCGCCGGCCGCACGCCTGGCTGCGACTGCTGTTCGCGCCCGGCTGGTCGGAGCGGACGATCATCCTGCTCGTCATGCAGACCCTCGACAACGCCATCGCGCTGCGGCTCAAGCGGCGTCGCTTCGGGGGGTTCGGGCTGCAGACCGAGCAGGATCCGGAGCGTCCGATACCGACCTTCATTCCGATCGCCAACGAAGCGGCGAAGTGGTTCGAGCGGCGCACCGGCGGTATCGCCCAGAGCTCGACAATGGAAGCGCTCTTCGGCGTGCCGACCACCGCCCACATCCTCGGCGGCGCAGTGATCGGCCGCGATCCCGACCATGGGGTGGTCGACGCGCAGCTTCGCGCCTACGGCTACGAGAACCTGTTGATCTGCGACGGCTCGACGGTTCCGGCCAACCCGGGCGTCAACCCGAGTCTGACGATCACCGCCCTCGCTGAGCATGCGCTGAGCCACGTACCGCCGAAGGGCGCCGAGGAGCTCGCAGCAGGGCGTCCGCAGGCGGTCGTAAGCACGGTATGA
- a CDS encoding 4Fe-4S dicluster domain-containing protein yields MAYVIAEPCIGVKDSSCVEVCPVDCIHPTPEEPEFETVDQLYIDPDECIDCDACVEACPVDAIFPEDQVPEEWTSFIQKNADYYKQQAA; encoded by the coding sequence GTGGCCTACGTAATCGCAGAGCCTTGCATCGGCGTCAAGGACTCCTCGTGCGTCGAGGTCTGCCCGGTCGACTGCATCCACCCCACTCCCGAGGAACCGGAGTTCGAGACCGTCGACCAGCTCTACATCGACCCCGACGAGTGCATCGACTGCGATGCCTGCGTAGAGGCCTGCCCGGTTGACGCGATCTTCCCCGAGGATCAAGTCCCCGAGGAGTGGACTTCGTTCATCCAGAAGAACGCCGACTACTACAAGCAGCAGGCGGCTTGA
- a CDS encoding CehA/McbA family metallohydrolase, with product MRRPPELHEYVCVAHVHSLHSDGTGTVAEIAQAAAQADVDVVLLTDHDTLAARDAGEERWWDRVLVLVGCEISPRGGNHYLAFGLERPIDPQARTIAEICSEVREQGGFGFAAHPASRGVPRLGPVARPMPFAELATAGADGVEVWSFVTDTVERLPGARSIPSFLARPAHWLEHPREEVLKEWDALGQHRRCPAIGGVDAHQVGLRVGRRVPVRLMAYRRSFRFLRTHVLTTEPLRGDLDRDRALIFDALREGRCFVATDCFGPTRGFRFWAERGEQTVAMGGEVRGNGWTLRAVAPRPALLRLLRDGAVVDQHWAPALARRIEGPGVWRVEAQLEVDGRPRTWVLTNPIYVRRDEPPGGE from the coding sequence GTGAGGCGCCCGCCCGAACTGCACGAGTACGTCTGTGTCGCGCACGTCCACTCGCTCCACTCGGACGGCACCGGCACCGTTGCCGAGATCGCGCAAGCGGCCGCCCAGGCCGACGTCGATGTGGTGCTGCTGACTGACCACGACACCCTCGCCGCGCGCGATGCCGGCGAGGAGCGCTGGTGGGACCGCGTGTTGGTGCTGGTCGGCTGCGAGATCTCGCCGCGCGGCGGCAACCACTACCTGGCGTTCGGTCTCGAGCGACCGATCGACCCCCAGGCGCGGACGATCGCCGAGATTTGCAGCGAGGTGCGCGAGCAAGGGGGTTTCGGGTTCGCTGCCCACCCCGCATCGCGGGGCGTGCCGCGCCTCGGGCCGGTCGCCCGCCCGATGCCGTTCGCCGAGCTCGCGACGGCTGGGGCCGACGGCGTGGAGGTCTGGAGCTTCGTCACGGACACGGTCGAGCGCCTGCCGGGCGCGCGTTCGATACCTAGCTTCCTCGCCCGACCCGCGCACTGGCTCGAACACCCGCGCGAGGAGGTACTCAAAGAGTGGGACGCGCTCGGTCAGCACCGCCGCTGCCCGGCCATCGGCGGTGTCGACGCGCACCAAGTGGGTCTGCGCGTCGGTCGGCGGGTGCCGGTCCGCTTGATGGCCTATCGGCGAAGCTTCCGCTTCTTGCGCACCCATGTGTTGACGACCGAACCGTTGCGCGGGGATCTCGACCGCGACCGCGCCTTGATCTTTGACGCACTGCGGGAGGGTCGGTGCTTCGTTGCCACCGACTGCTTCGGGCCGACCCGCGGCTTCCGCTTCTGGGCGGAACGTGGGGAGCAAACGGTCGCGATGGGCGGCGAGGTGCGGGGGAACGGTTGGACACTGCGCGCCGTTGCCCCGCGCCCAGCGCTTTTGCGGCTCCTGCGCGACGGCGCGGTCGTGGACCAACACTGGGCGCCGGCGCTCGCGCGCCGCATCGAGGGGCCCGGCGTCTGGCGCGTCGAGGCGCAGCTGGAGGTCGACGGTCGGCCACGAACATGGGTGCTAACCAACCCCATTTACGTGCGACGCGACGAGCCACCGGGCGGGGAGTAA
- a CDS encoding aconitate hydratase → MAHPDSFGARGKLVVAGRELEIYRLDALQARYDVARLPYSLKILLENLLRHEDGQVVTADDIEAVARWDAKAEPTQEIRFTPARVLMQDFTGVPAIVDLASMRDAMDRLGGDATRINPQVPVDLVIDHSIQVDVFGRREAFRLNAKREFERNRERYAFLRWGQEAFDNFRVVPPNTGICHQVNLEYLATVVHERDGRAFPDTLVGTDSHTTMINGLGVLGWGVGGIEAEAAMLGQPISMLLPQVVGFRLTGRLPEGATATDLVLTVTQMLRQKGVVGKFVEFFGEGLRNLPLADRATIGNMAPEYGATCGIFPVDRETLRYLEFTGRPRQLIELVEAYCRAQGLFHDEASEEAVYSDVLELDLGDVEPSIAGPRRPQDRIALRDAAKDFVAELRELADNGDDRPLDPGVVGTFPASDPPAPGDHADGSPDPTAGHHHAVAVSERPTKPVPVRLDDGSEFQLDHGAIVISAITSCTNTSNPSVMVGAGLVAKKAVERGLARKPWVKTSLAPGSKVVTDYLERAGLVPYLEQLGFALVGYGCTTCIGNSGPLPEPISRAIQENDLVVCSVLSGNRNFEGRIHPDVRMNYLASPPLCVAYAIAGRMDVDLYNDPLGVGNDGEPVYLRDIWPTQQEIQAEIERAIESDMYRKEYAAVFEGDETWRQLPIPRGARYEWDPASTYVKRAPYFDDMAPEPPSEFERVEGARILCLLGDSVTTDHISPAGAIKLDSPAGRYLIEHGVEPRDFNSYGSRRGNHEVMVRGTFANVRLRNRLAPGTEGGFTVKLPEGEETTIYEAAVRYAEQGVPLGVLAGREYGSGSSRDWAAKGPRLLGVRFVIAQSFERIHRSNLVGMGILPLEFMPGESVETLGLSGRERYDLEPLEEGRRTLRVRATPDDGGQPIEFETRVRIDTPNEWLYYRHGGILQYVLRRLLGTA, encoded by the coding sequence ATGGCGCACCCGGACAGCTTCGGCGCTCGTGGCAAGCTGGTAGTCGCTGGGCGCGAGCTTGAGATCTACCGTCTCGACGCCCTTCAGGCGCGCTACGACGTAGCGCGCCTGCCGTACTCGCTGAAGATCCTGCTGGAGAACCTGCTGCGGCACGAGGACGGGCAGGTGGTCACCGCCGACGACATCGAGGCGGTGGCGCGCTGGGACGCGAAAGCCGAGCCGACGCAAGAGATCCGCTTCACCCCGGCTCGCGTGTTGATGCAGGACTTCACCGGCGTTCCGGCGATCGTCGATCTCGCGTCGATGCGCGACGCGATGGACCGTCTCGGCGGCGACGCCACCCGCATCAACCCGCAAGTGCCGGTCGATTTGGTGATCGATCACTCGATCCAGGTCGATGTCTTCGGGCGCCGTGAGGCCTTCCGCCTGAACGCCAAGCGCGAGTTCGAGCGCAACCGCGAGCGTTACGCCTTCTTGCGGTGGGGACAGGAGGCGTTCGACAACTTCCGCGTGGTGCCGCCAAACACCGGCATCTGTCACCAGGTGAACCTCGAGTACTTGGCGACCGTCGTGCACGAGCGGGACGGGCGGGCCTTCCCCGACACGCTGGTCGGCACCGACTCGCACACGACGATGATCAACGGCCTCGGGGTGCTGGGCTGGGGTGTCGGTGGCATCGAGGCGGAGGCAGCGATGCTCGGCCAGCCGATCTCGATGCTGTTGCCGCAAGTCGTCGGTTTCCGCTTGACCGGCCGGCTACCGGAGGGTGCGACCGCGACCGACCTCGTGCTCACGGTCACGCAGATGCTGCGGCAAAAGGGCGTGGTCGGGAAGTTCGTGGAGTTCTTTGGTGAGGGTCTGCGCAACTTGCCGCTCGCCGACCGTGCCACCATCGGCAACATGGCGCCGGAGTACGGCGCCACCTGCGGCATCTTCCCGGTTGATCGGGAGACGCTCCGCTACCTCGAGTTCACCGGCCGGCCCCGCCAGTTGATCGAGCTGGTCGAGGCCTACTGCCGCGCGCAGGGTCTCTTCCACGACGAGGCGAGCGAGGAGGCGGTCTACTCGGACGTACTAGAGCTCGATCTCGGCGACGTCGAACCCTCGATCGCTGGCCCCCGCCGCCCCCAGGATCGGATCGCCCTGCGCGACGCCGCCAAGGACTTCGTAGCGGAGCTGCGCGAGCTTGCCGACAACGGCGACGACCGGCCGCTCGACCCGGGGGTGGTGGGGACATTCCCGGCGAGCGACCCGCCCGCGCCCGGCGACCACGCCGACGGCTCGCCGGACCCAACCGCTGGACACCACCACGCGGTAGCGGTGAGCGAACGCCCGACGAAGCCGGTGCCGGTGCGACTCGATGACGGCAGCGAGTTCCAGCTCGACCACGGCGCGATCGTGATCTCGGCGATCACCAGTTGCACCAACACCTCCAACCCGTCGGTGATGGTCGGCGCGGGGCTGGTTGCCAAGAAGGCGGTGGAGCGTGGTCTCGCGCGCAAGCCGTGGGTGAAGACATCGCTGGCCCCAGGCTCGAAGGTCGTCACTGACTACCTCGAGCGGGCCGGGCTCGTGCCCTACCTCGAGCAGCTCGGTTTCGCGCTCGTCGGTTACGGCTGCACGACCTGCATCGGCAACTCGGGGCCGCTTCCGGAGCCGATCTCGCGAGCGATCCAGGAAAACGATCTGGTCGTCTGCTCGGTGCTCTCGGGCAACCGCAACTTCGAGGGGCGCATCCACCCCGATGTGCGGATGAACTACCTGGCTTCGCCGCCCCTCTGCGTGGCCTACGCGATCGCTGGGCGGATGGACGTCGACCTCTACAACGATCCGCTGGGCGTCGGCAACGACGGCGAGCCCGTGTACCTGCGTGACATTTGGCCGACGCAGCAGGAGATCCAGGCCGAGATCGAGCGGGCCATCGAATCCGACATGTACCGCAAGGAGTACGCGGCGGTTTTCGAGGGCGACGAGACGTGGCGGCAGTTGCCGATCCCGCGCGGTGCCCGCTACGAGTGGGATCCCGCGTCGACCTACGTCAAGCGAGCGCCCTACTTCGACGACATGGCGCCGGAGCCGCCGAGCGAGTTCGAGCGCGTCGAGGGCGCGCGCATCCTTTGTCTGCTCGGCGACTCCGTGACCACCGACCACATCTCGCCGGCGGGGGCGATCAAGCTCGACTCACCGGCTGGTCGCTACTTGATCGAGCACGGCGTCGAGCCGCGCGACTTCAACTCCTACGGCTCGCGTCGCGGCAACCACGAGGTGATGGTGCGCGGCACCTTCGCCAACGTGCGGCTGCGCAATCGCCTCGCACCCGGTACCGAGGGTGGTTTTACGGTCAAGCTGCCGGAGGGCGAAGAGACCACGATCTACGAAGCCGCCGTGCGCTACGCCGAGCAGGGGGTGCCGCTCGGTGTGCTGGCCGGGCGGGAGTACGGATCGGGGTCGTCGCGTGACTGGGCGGCCAAGGGTCCGCGTCTGTTGGGCGTGCGTTTCGTGATCGCCCAGTCGTTCGAGCGCATCCACCGCTCGAACCTCGTGGGCATGGGCATCCTGCCGCTCGAGTTCATGCCGGGCGAGTCGGTCGAGACGCTCGGTCTGAGTGGCCGCGAGCGCTACGACCTTGAGCCCCTCGAAGAGGGTCGGCGCACCTTGCGCGTTCGCGCGACCCCCGACGACGGTGGCCAGCCGATCGAGTTCGAGACGCGCGTGCGCATCGACACGCCCAACGAGTGGCTCTATTACCGCCACGGCGGGATCCTGCAGTACGTCCTGAGGCGGCTGCTGGGAACCGCCTAG